A single window of Cottoperca gobio chromosome 9, fCotGob3.1, whole genome shotgun sequence DNA harbors:
- the LOC115013410 gene encoding polyubiquitin-B-like, translating to MDINIKMLNGTSRTLRVQPQDTVGSLKIRIQKELGVQCETQRLIFVNGLSTPLTDDSMSLSSYGLHSGAMVSLLVTQPATIQVFLRNEKGKVSTYDIKPDETVSNFRSRVECREGITANQQRLIHQGREMNQGKLSDYNVCSLSTIDLTLRLRGG from the coding sequence ATGGATATAAACATCAAGATGCTAAACGGGACGTCCCGCACCCTGAGGGTGCAACCACAGGACACAGTGGGCTCTCTGAAAATCCGCATCCAGAAGGAACTAGGAGTTCAATGTGAGACCCAGAGGCTGATCTTTGTGAACGGCCTGAGCACTCCTCTCACCGACGACTCCATGTCCCTCAGCTCCTACGGCTTGCACTCCGGCGCCATGGTGTCCCTGCTGGTGACCCAGCCGGCCACCATCCAGGTGTTCCTCAGAAACGAAAAGGGGAAGGTGAGCACATACGACATCAAACCCGACGAGACGGTGAGCAACTTCAGGAGCAGGGTCGAGTGCAGAGAGGGGATCACGGCGAACCAGCAGAGGCTCATTCACCAAGGCAGAGAGATGAATCAGGGGAAACTTTCAGATTACAACGTCTGCTCGCTGAGTACCATCGACCTGACGCTCCGCCTGAGAGGAGGCTGA